A window of the Trichoderma asperellum chromosome 4, complete sequence genome harbors these coding sequences:
- a CDS encoding uncharacterized protein (BUSCO:EOG092D36RY), which translates to MSIPAFSDIAKPANDLLNKDFYHLSATTFEFKDTAPNGVAFKVTGKSSHEKATSAAIEGKYTDKPTGLTLTQTWNTANALDTKVEVNDTLAKGLKLEGLFNFLPATAAKGAKFNLLFKQPGFHGRAFFDLLKGPTANVDAVVGHEGFLAGASAGYDVNKAALTGYSAAVGYVAPQYSAAITATDNLSTFAASYYHKVNSQVEAGAKATWNSKTSNTVGLEVASKYRIDPVSFAKVKINDRGIAALAYNVLLREGVTLGLGGSFDTQKLDQATHKLGASFTFEG; encoded by the exons ATGTCTATCCCCGCCTTCTCCGACATTGCCAAGCCGGCCAACGAC CTCCTCAACAAGGACTTCTACCACCTGTCCGCCACCACCTTTGAGTTCAAGGACACTGCTCCCAATGGCGTTGCCTTCAAGGTGACTGGCAAGTCCAGCCACGAGAAGGccacctctgctgct ATTGAGGGAAAATACACCGACAAGCCTACTG GCCTGACTCTGACCCAGACCTGGAACACCGCCAACGCCCTCGACACCAAGGTTGAGGTCAACGACACCCTCGCCAAGGGCCTCAAGCTTGAGGGTCTCTTCAACTTCCTCCCCGCCACCGCTGCCAAGGGTGCCAAGTTCAACCTGCTCTTCAAGCAGCCCGGCTTCCACGGCCGTGCCTTCTTCGACCTCCTCAAGGGCCCCACCGCCAACGTCGATGCCGTCGTCGGCCACGAGGGTTTCCTTGCCGGTGCCAGCGCTGGCTATGATGTCAACAAGGCTGCCCTGACCGGCTACAGCGCCGCTGTCGGCTACGTCGCCCCTCAGTACAGCGCTGCCATCACCGCCACTGACAACCTGAGCACCTTTGCCGCTTCTTACTACCACAAGGTCAACAGCCAGGTCGAGGCTGGTGCCAAGGCCACCTGGAACTCCAAGACCAGCAACACCGTTGGCCTTGAGGTTGCCAGCAAGTACCGCATTGACCCCGTCTCCTTCGCCAAG GTCAAGATCAACGACCGTGGTATTGCCGCTCTTGCCTACAACGTCCTCCTCCGTGAGGGTGTCACCCTGGGTCTTGGTGGCTCTTTCGATACCCAGAAGCTCGACCAGGCTACCCACAAGCTCGGTGCTAGCTTCACCTTTGAGGGTTAA